Proteins encoded by one window of Salvia splendens isolate huo1 chromosome 5, SspV2, whole genome shotgun sequence:
- the LOC121804713 gene encoding proline-rich protein 4-like, translated as MSWFWTIMFLSFAIINNSESRLHKPSAVVVGTVYCDTCFQQNLPKANHYFIPGASVTVECKDARSGKRFRKQVKTDSHGEFKVHLPFPVSKHTTKIRGCSVRLISSNKPYCAVAASTTSSELHFKSRKDGTHVFSAGFFTFRPLKQPQVCNEKPSITNFNKLSNPSDPEFVPPVQDQPSFGSFLPPLPRLPPLPQLPRLPPLPGIPFLPPALPRKQAATNVPNIIPPSPLLLPPITIPKILPSPVQSIIPPLLPSPSPPPPLFNLPPIPGLIPSPPPPPPPVQLPSFPFQPTPGFPGVPPAKVAALSETSSP; from the exons ATGTCTTGGTTTTGGACGATAATGTTTCTAAGTTTTGCAATCATCAACAATTCAGAGTCTAGACTTCACAAGCCATCTGCTGTTGTGGTTGGGACAGTCTACTGCGACACATGTTTCCAGCAGAATCTACCAAAAGCCAACCACTACTTCATTCCAG GTGCATCTGTCACCGTAGAATGCAAGGACGCAAGATCAGGAAAGAGGTTCCGGAAACAAGTTAAAACAGACAGCCATGGAGAATTCAAAGTGCACCTCCCTTTCCCTGTCAGCAAACATACCACCAAAATCAGAGGATGTTCTGTGAGACTAATTAGCAGTAATAAACCATATTGTGCTGTAGCAGCTTCTACAACTTCTTCAGAACTTCATTTCAAGTCAAGAAAAGATGGGACACATGTTTTTTCTGCAGGGTTTTTCACATTCAGGCCACTCAAACAACCACAAGTATGTAATGAGAAGCCAAGCATCactaatttcaataaattatcGAATCCTAGTGATCCAGAATTTGTACCACCAGTTCAAGATCAACCATCCTTTGGCAGCTTCCTCCCACCTCTGCCTCGACTACCACCACTGCCGCAGCTTCCCCGCCTACCACCACTGCCCGGAATCCCATTTCTGCCACCAGCACTACCTAGAAAGCAAGCAGCAACTAATGTACCAAATATAATTCCTCCAAGCCCTCTTCTGTTACCACCTATTACAATTCCTAAGATACTTCCTTCCCCTGTGCAGTCAATTATCCCTCCTCTTTTACCTTCACCCAGTCCACCACCACCATTGTTCAACCTGCCCCCTATTCCTGGTTTAATTCCgtctccacctccaccaccacctccagtCCAGCTGCCCTCATTTCCTTTCCAGCCAACCCCTGGTTTTCCTGGAGTGCCTCCTGCTAAGGTTGCTGCACTATCAGAAACAAGCTCTCCTTGA
- the LOC121802271 gene encoding cytosolic sulfotransferase 5-like: MEATNPDTKHNELNSSPEKQRWCIHESLYEFQGFWFTKTYLETTKEVIETFKPLPTDVILASFPKTGTTWLKALLYSITHRSSPQDDAVLTLNHPQELIPSLETNLYVRKQTPLNDDVAKQGRIMATHAPHQILQHLLNSCDCKIVYVTRNPKDTLVSLWHFLQKSKDFEDDPWELEAAVDQFCDGVVPFGPYYDHVMGYREESIRRPQKVLFVTYEELKEDTRSHVRRIGEFLGCPFVGENGEEKVEKIVRLCSFEVLSNQEVNKSSELPDSGFPLPYNSFFRRGEVGDHLSCLGDDMIRKIDHVTKLKFHASGFHYGI, translated from the coding sequence ATGGAAGCCACAAATCCTGACACCAAACACAATGAGCTCAACTCATCCCCTGAAAAACAGAGATGGTGTATTCATGAATCCCTTTATGAATTTCAGGGCTTCTGGTTCACAAAAACATACCTAGAAACAACAAAAGAAGTGATAGAAACATTCAAACCACTCCCAACAGATGTCATCTTAGCCTCTTTCCCCAAAACCGGAACCACATGGCTCAAAGCCCTTCTCTACTCAATCACTCACCGATCTTCCCCTCAAGACGACGCCGTTTTGACCCTCAACCACCCGCAGGAGCTCATCCCCTCCCTCGAGACAAATCTCTACGTCCGAAAACAAACCCCCCTCAACGATGATGTTGCCAAGCAAGGCAGAATCATGGCCACACACGCGCCTCATCAGATTCTTCAACACCTCCTTAATTCATGCGACTGTAAAATCGTGTACGTAACTCGAAACCCTAAAGACACCCTCGTTTCCCTGTGGCATTTTCTGCAGAAATCCAAGGATTTTGAGGATGATCCGTGGGAACTGGAGGCTGCCGTGGATCAGTTCTGCGATGGGGTGGTCCCGTTCGGGCCCTACTACGATCATGTGATGGGGTACAGGGAAGAGAGCATAAGAAGGCCTCAGAAAGTGTTGTTTGTGACTTATGAAGAGCTCAAGGAAGATACGAGGAGTCATGTGAGAAGAATTGGTGAGTTTTTGGGGTGTCCATTTGTAGGAGAAAATGGAGAGGAGAAAGTTGAGAAGATAGTAAGGCTTTGCAGCTTTGAGGTTTTGAGCAATCAAGAGGTTAACAAGTCCAGTGAGCTTCCCGACAGCGGGTTCCCGTTGCCGTATAATTCATTCTTTAGGAGGGGTGAAGTTGGGGATCATTTGAGCTGCCTTGGAGATGATATGATAAGGAAGATTGATCATGTTACTAAACTTAAGTTTCATGCTTCTGGTTTTCACTATGggatttga
- the LOC121801797 gene encoding transcription factor BIM3-like, which produces MGRSASHLDDDETNDSSSPTDYKIAGQKLRSKHSETEQRRRSKINQRFQILRDLIPENDQKRDKASFLLEVIQYIQFLQEKLQVYEGSCQGWSLESTKCLPLRINSGPDASFVDQTQFERNFYGHEDDVHPALLSNVQNPVESDLTGATLYKSTDNPPMATQAPTMAMPLPAAIFESLPGQPQGSFTEANQLNFWQGRSCADDCSVPVYSSNGEELKSESDEASISNVYSQGLLNCLKCSLQSSGVDLSQTNISVQLDVGKQTPSNNTNPVFSIKGQENASSLCYRSSKNAGKDYEHPPKRLRGDDT; this is translated from the exons ATGGGAAGAAGTGCGAGCCACCTAGATGACGATGAAACTAACGATAGCTCTTCTCCAACAG ACTATAAAATAGCTGGTCAGAAGCTACGTTCCAAACATTCAGAGACGGAGCAACGCAGGAGGAGTAAAATCAATCAAAG ATTTCAAATTTTGAGGGACCTGATACCTGAAAATGATCAAAAAAGAGATAAAGCTTCGTTTCTATTGGAG GTTATACAGTATATCCAGTTTTTACAGGAGAAGTTGCAGGTGTACGAGGGCTCTTGTCAAGGTTGGAGCTTGGAGTCCACAAAGTGTTTGCCTCTG AGAATTAATTCTGGGCCAGATGCAAGCTTCGTCGACCAGACTCAATTTGAAAGAAACTTTTATGGTCACGAAGACGATGTTCATCCAGCCCTGCTAAGTAATGTGCAGAACCCAGTGGAATCTGACTTAACTGGAGCTACCTTATATAAATCAACAGATAACCCACCCATGGCAACACAAGCTCCTACTATGGCCATGCCACTTCCAGCAGCTATATTTGAGAGTTTGCCTGGCCAGCCCCAAGGATCTTTTACTGAAGCGAACCAATTAAACTTTTGGCAGGGTAGGTCATGTGCAGATGATTGTTCGGTTCCTGTATACTCCTCAAATGGGGAAGAACTGAAGAGTGAGAGTGATGAAGCTAGTATCTCAAATGTCTACTCTCAAGG GTTGTTGAATTGCTTAAAATGTTCACTACAGTCGTCAGGAGTTGATTTGTCCCAAACCAACATTTCCGTGCAGCTGGACGTTGGAAAACAAACTCCCAGCAATAATACCAATCCCGTATTCTCTATCAAG GGTCAAGAAAATGCCTCCAGTCTCTGCTACCGATCTTCTAAAAATGCTGGGAAGGATTATGAGCACCCTCCAAAAAGGTTGAGAGGTGACGACACCTAG
- the LOC121804714 gene encoding U3 small nucleolar ribonucleoprotein protein IMP3-like codes for MRKLKFHEKKLLKKVNFLEWKREGGQRENLVMHRYHVTGRDDYKKYSRLCRTVQKLVSILKQMDARDPYRIEMTDNLLEKLYNMGVIPSRKSLALCERLSVSSFCRRRLATVLVRLKFAEHLKESVTYIEQGHIRVGPDTITDPAFLVTRNMEDFITWVDTSKIRRKVLEYNDKLDDYDAMN; via the exons ATGAGGAAGCTAAAGTTTCACGAGAAGAAATTGCTAAAAAAGGTTAACTTTTTAGAATGGAAGAGAGAAGGAGGGCAGAGGGAAAATCTAGTAATGCATCGTTACCACGTTACTGGCAGAGACGATTACAAAAA GTATTCACGTTTGTGTAGAACAGTGCAGAAGCTGGTCAGCATACTTAAACAGATGGATGCGCGAGATCCTTATCGAATTGAGATGACTGATAACCTTCTTGAAAAACT GTACAACATGGGTGTTATACCATCTCGTAAAAGTTTGGCTCTGTGTGAGCGCCTCTCTGTGTCATCCTTTTGTCG ACGTAGGCTTGCCACTGTCTTGGTCAGATTGAAGTTTGCGGAGCACTTGAAAGAATCAGTTACTTATATTGAACAAGGACATATTCGAGTAGGACCTGATACCATCACCGATCCAGCGTTTCTTGTAACAAGAAATATGGAAGACTTTATAACATGGGTAGATACATCGAAGATAAGAAGGAAGGTCTTGGAGTACAATGATAAACTGGATGACTATGATGCGATGAACTAA